One segment of Alnus glutinosa chromosome 2, dhAlnGlut1.1, whole genome shotgun sequence DNA contains the following:
- the LOC133860291 gene encoding uncharacterized protein LOC133860291: MENRVTDSLSRKQQLLTTLTVEVTAFTKIKKQYQNDPNFGQPFEHLSIRVSPTSAKFTLVDRYLFYNNRLFLPRTSIWEFVIIELHAGGIAGHLGRDKTIHLVEDWFYWLGLRRDVNTVV; this comes from the coding sequence ATGGAAAATAGAGTAACGGATTCCCTTAGCAGGAAGCAGCAATTGCTTACTACTCTTACTGTGGAGGTTACCGCCTTcactaaaattaaaaagcagTACCAAAATGATCCTAATTTTGGTCAGCCTTTCGAGCACCTATCCATTAGAGTGTCACCCACATCGGCCAAGTTCACTCTTGTCGACAGGTACCTCTTCTACAACAACCGGTTATTCTTGCCCAGGACCTCCATTTGGGAATTTGTCATAATTGAGCTTCATGCTGGAGGTATAGCAGGTCATTTGGGCAGGGACAAGACAATTCACTTGGTGGAGGATTGGTTTTATTGGCTAGGACTGAGGCGTGATGTCAACACTGTGGTGTAA
- the LOC133861719 gene encoding CBS domain-containing protein CBSX1, chloroplastic, with protein sequence MDSILLPEPLAVANHRASAGVAHRSFSFQLPCLLVSRPRRGFGLYRSSGLRRSLAIAATGTLMANSVPPRSGVYTVGDFMTRREELHVVKPTTTVDEALEILVENRITGFPVIDDEWKLVGLVSDYDLLALDSISGGARNDSNMFPEVDSTWKTFNEVQKLLSKTNGKLVGDLMTPAPVVVRETTNLEDAARLLLETKYRRLPVVDADGKLVGIITRGNVVRAALQIKHANEIKA encoded by the exons ATGGACTCGATTCTTCTTCCGGAGCCTCTCGCCGTCGCTAACCACCGAGCCAGCGCTGGCGTCGCTCACCGTTCGTTCAGTTTCCAGCTGCCGTGCCTGCTCGTCTCCCGTCCCAGGCGGGGATTTGGTTTGTATCGCTCGTCGGGGCTCCGGAGGTCCTTGGCTATCGCCGCCACCGGCACCTTGATGGCCAATTCTGTACCG CCAAGAAGTGGAGTATACACCGTTGGTGATTTTATGACAAGAAGAGAAGAGTTGCATGTGGTGAAGCCTACGACAACCGTGGATGAGG CGCTGGAAATTCTTGTGGAGAACAGAATCACTGGTTTTCCCGTCATTGATGATGAATGGAAATTG GTTGGTCTTGTTTCAGATTATGACTTATTGGCATTGGACTCCATATCAg GTGGTGCACGAAATGATTCCAACATGTTTCCTGAAGTTGACAGCACTTGGAAA ACTTTTAATGAGGTACAGAAATTGCTCAGTAAAACCAATGGGAAGTTGGTTGGGGATTTGATGACGCCAGCCCCAGTCGTCGTTCGTGAAACCACTAATCTTGAGGACGCTGCTAG GTTGTTGCTTGAAACAAAATATCGTCGACTTCCAGTTGTTGATGCTGATGGCAAGCTG GTTGGGATAATTACAAGAGGAAATGTCGTCAGAGCTGCCCTTCAGATAAAACATGCTAATGAAATCAAAGCATAA